CTGATAATGTAAATTATGGTTTGGTTGGATACCCTGTACTGATGACAGCAGATATCCTGTTGCATAAAGGTGAAGTAGTACCTGTTGGTGAAGATCAATTGGTGCATTTGGAGATGGCACGGCAAATCGTTCGCCGTTTCAATCATATGTATGGTGAGATTTTTGCATACCCACAACCGTTGGCAGAGAATGCAGTTCGTATTCCTGCGTTACATGGACAGGGGAAAATGAGTAAGTCAGACGGAATCGATACGTATATTAGTTTACAGGATGACAAAAGTCAGATTGACCAGAAAGTAAAGAAGGCATATTCTGATCCAACTCGTCTCTATATTCAACAACCAGGTCACCCAAGTGTACAAGGTTGTAATGTCTACCATCTGCATACGTACTTTACGGATGAGCAAGGTCAACAGCAACTTAGAGAACAATGTTCAACGGCATCAATTGGATGTGTAGCTTGCAAAAAGCGACTAGCTGAAGAAATCGAACAAATTGTAGAACCTTTCCGTACTCGGAAACAGCAACTCACAGAAGAACAAATACTTGATACACTTCAACAGGGTGCACAGAAAGCTCGGTTATCTGCACAAAAGGTTCTTCAAGAGGTACGAAATGCTATCGGAATCCTGATGGTATAAGTTTTGCAACGAATGATTTTGTTGATTCTCTATATTGACAATTATGGTATAATTATACAAAATATAAGAGTGAATTATCCCAAGCTTGAGATACTATCATAGATCTGGAACGCAATAAAGACAGCTAGTTGACGACTCAAATGTGTAGCTTGTATGAATGGATGTACAAGAACGATAAATAAATTTGGCACTTTTTAAACAAAGGAGCTGTTAAAGTGAAAACGATCCCTGCGCTCAAACATGCAACTATCGCATTTGCTGTCTGTCTAGGCCTTTGTTCCTCCTTTTTTGCCATTCCCGAAGCGGTACAAGCGGTCGGCAATCTAGAGCCAGATTATGAAGTGAAGCTATTACTGGACTCTAATCAAGTGCTGTCTTCTGATCACAAGCTACTACCAGAAGTTCTTAAAGCATTCAACATGCCTGACTCCGCCATTAAAATGAATGTGCAGTTTCTAGATACAGATGATCAGGATTTGAATCAAGAAGGCTGGATCAGTCGCATCCGCAAATCGGACAGTAAAGAACATTTGGAAGTAACATATAAGAAAAGATACCCCATCGAAAACAATAACATTGATGCTGCTTTGACACAGGCTAATAAGGAAGGATTTGATGCTACAGATACCAATTATGAAGCGCAGGTGGAATGGGGTTACAAACAAAAAACCTTAAGCATCTCTAGAAAGAAAAAAGTAAAACAATCAGGTTATCAAGGAACAGATTTACCCTCTCTTGCCGACTCCATCAAACTAGTGACCGCCAATATTCCTGGAAAACTGGATAAATGGCTCTACGCTGGATGGGGAAAAGAAAAATTAGGACAAGCGAGAATTTATGGGCCTGTTCTGGCAGAACGCTACACAGGAACATGGAATGGGCTAAAGATCGATGTGGAAATTTGGCCGATTAAATCTGCCTCGGGAAACAGTGTGGAATATATTGTAGAGGCTTCCTTCAAAACCACCAAAAGCAGGGAAGCAACAGAGGGACAAAAGAAGATAATGGCATTTTTAGAAGCAAAGGGATGGTTTTTACCAAAAGACTCCTTGAAAACGGCTTTGATTTTGGAAAGATATTAAAGCTACCTATTCATATACTACAAAAGAATCCTTGAAGCTCATCTTCAAGGATTCTTTTGCTTTTCTTCCATCTTATTTGATGAACATAAACTGAATGGATTGTCTAAGGTGATTCAGCATGTCGACGCTTTCTTTAAATTCTGGGCTTTCCGGCTTCTCCAAATATGGTGCTTCACTTGGTGTTTGCAACGCATACACCTTACCGTCCTGCATTCCTAGCACGGTAAAGAGTCCCGTATCTGCATACTCATCTTTGTCCCACACGGTTTTGTTGATGATGAGGACGCTGAAGAAAAATTCCGGTTTGACGGCCTTATTTTTCGGCACATATTGAAAAGCAACTTCATTCGCCTTTTTTTCTACCTTGATCTTATCCTTCCATTCAGAAGGAAGACTGATAAGAGCTTTTTGATCTTCAATCACATAAGCATCCTTGCTGGTTATTGCTCCATTCTGTTGGGAGGCGTTGCTTTTTACTTTCACGATCTTATCTTTTTGATCCCACTGCACTTCTCCTCCGAGTGATTCTGCCAAAGCGCGTGCCGGTACAAACACCCGACCATTGATGATTTGGGCTTGCGCGTCTGATTTCACTTCTTTCCCATCTACCATCAATTTGATGGCTGGGGCAGCATAAGCCATACCCGATACAAGCAGTGCTGTAGCTAATACGCCGCAAAATAAACTCTTTTTCCCCATCTTCTTCATGTTGTAAGTATCTCCTTTTAGTGTGAATATCTGTTTATTGATAACTTGCTTGACCTAAAGCATACGGAATATTCGTGGGGAAAAGCAAACATCAAATATGGCTGTATTTTCCTAATATCCTGCATTTTACGAAATCTGGTCTACTCAGCATGGGCACACAGATTGTTCCTCAAAGCCAGCACACAATTCAGTATTATGAGTCCCATCATTTTTATGAAGTGCTTATAGCAGAAATACGTACAGCAGGTTTTAATACGAAATGGACTAATCTTTTATACTTGATAGCACGATTTATTTTCCCCTTTTTTCCACAAATACGTTTAATTCCATTCCGTACTCTTCTTTAAATGTGGATCCGTACTTTTCACTTATTTCCGATACTTTTTGGTTTGCTTCTTCCATGTTTTCGAACAGCCCTACTTCAATATAAAACATATTCTCACTGTCTTTAAGAATACGAACTCCTTTCTCTTCGATTAGCCCTTCTTCAATAAGCGCCAATTTTTCCCCGAGCGGATAAGCAGCAGTTCTTATTGAATATACAGTTTTTTCCTGTACCTGATGATCTTTTGAAAGGTTCAATATGATTTGGGCAGGATTCGAATATTCTTTTACCTCATACTTAACTGGTGATTTGAATACAAATACGAAACGATCAGAAGAGTCGTCCAGTGTAATTAACCGGTAAGCATCTGCCACCAAATCGCTCTTCTTCAGTTCCTCAAATGTTTGATTATCAAACCATCTTACGCCATC
This is a stretch of genomic DNA from Brevibacillus laterosporus DSM 25. It encodes these proteins:
- a CDS encoding copper amine oxidase N-terminal domain-containing protein, coding for MKKMGKKSLFCGVLATALLVSGMAYAAPAIKLMVDGKEVKSDAQAQIINGRVFVPARALAESLGGEVQWDQKDKIVKVKSNASQQNGAITSKDAYVIEDQKALISLPSEWKDKIKVEKKANEVAFQYVPKNKAVKPEFFFSVLIINKTVWDKDEYADTGLFTVLGMQDGKVYALQTPSEAPYLEKPESPEFKESVDMLNHLRQSIQFMFIK
- the trpS gene encoding tryptophan--tRNA ligase — protein: MNKQKLVSGIRSTGELHLGNYYGAMKGIDKVVNTYDANFFIADLHTLTTHPSPEHMSTNALEAAASYLASGLNPEHCTFYTQSALSAEVAELSLYLGMVMPLGELMRCPTFKEKAKKHPDNVNYGLVGYPVLMTADILLHKGEVVPVGEDQLVHLEMARQIVRRFNHMYGEIFAYPQPLAENAVRIPALHGQGKMSKSDGIDTYISLQDDKSQIDQKVKKAYSDPTRLYIQQPGHPSVQGCNVYHLHTYFTDEQGQQQLREQCSTASIGCVACKKRLAEEIEQIVEPFRTRKQQLTEEQILDTLQQGAQKARLSAQKVLQEVRNAIGILMV